One window from the genome of Sphaerotilus microaerophilus encodes:
- a CDS encoding DUF1289 domain-containing protein codes for MDRLTPPEPGRPVGSPCSNVCRIDPASGWCLGCRRSIDEIAAWSTLDDAARRRIWLQLPGRVLPAPDARPGDPR; via the coding sequence GTGGACCGGCTCACGCCGCCCGAACCGGGCCGGCCGGTCGGCAGCCCCTGCAGCAACGTCTGCCGGATCGACCCTGCCAGCGGCTGGTGCCTGGGCTGCCGCCGCAGCATCGACGAGATCGCGGCCTGGTCGACGCTGGACGATGCGGCGCGCCGCCGCATCTGGCTGCAACTGCCGGGGCGCGTGCTCCCCGCGCCCGATGCCCGGCCTGGAGACCCCCGATGA